ATCGCGCTTTTCACTATTTGGTTTAGTTATTATTATTAAAATCTTGACTAATAATCCCAGTATGCTTTTTCATTAATGGTAACACTAGTACTATTCCTATTTAAATTTATTTCGATTTCTAAATATGGTATTCTTATTCGTATTTGACGTAATTTTTTTTAAATTAAAGTAACTCCCCTTCCTCATTTATAAATCTGTAAATTTTCTTTATCTTAAGATATAGTCTAGAAAAAAACAATTTCCTCTCTACTTCTGAATTACCAGATATTTTTTTTGACAACTTAGTTCTATCTTCAAAATGCATTGAAACTTCATCACATGTTTTATCATCATCTACTTTAAAAAATGACAAGGGTCCATAAGGTATTAATAGTCCTTTTGTGTTATCTGATTTAAATAATATACTTCCATCTAATGACACCAAATTACTATAGAACATCTCCAACCTAGCACCTCCTTCACCTTCCCTATGTTCTTTTCTAGCTTGATCTTCAATAGTTCTTAGCAATTTCTCTAAATCATCCAACACCTTTAGTGCTTCTTCTTTAGTCAATAAATTAATTCCACAATAATAGTAGATTAAATTTAATGTACTATCGATCGTAAAATCATTCCAAAATTCAATACATTCAACCTCCTTAAATAAATGAGTAAAACACGTTAACTCATATAACAAACTGGATGAGATTTTAAACTCACTTAATGAGATTCTTTTTTTTAATAACTTTTTATTAACACCACAACAATATAGCATAGAAAATACTCTAAATTTCATCAAAAGACTATCTTTTGGCAAATAATAAAGAGGTAATTCTTTTGCTGCATATAACATAACAGCATTTCTTTTTCTCCTATATATATTAGCAAACCTTTTTCCTTCTTCAAAAAAACGCTCTAAACTATCAACGGTATAGTCATTTCCCTTCCTCTCAAGTGTTATCAAATTACTTTGACCAAAATTACAAACAGTATTTAAGGAAATATTATAGTGTCTTGCAAGCACTACAACTTCATTGAAAGTTAATTGCGTCAAGTTTTTAACTCTTCTATACGCAGCATCATAGTTTATATCTAAAGTATCTGCAATTTCATCAATCATAGATATATTATCTGGTATCTTTTTTTTAATAGACGCAAACAAATTCTTAATTTCAATATTCATTTCTAACTATTTAAAATTTGTAAAAAGAAAATTGCCCTTATTTTTTTGGGGCATTATATGCAATCAAATTCTCTTCTTTTTTAACACATAGCGGAATCACTAATATTTCATTTAGACATTTATCAAATACTATGATAATGTTTATTCTATTTAAACTCCCTAATATTTCTTGAACCTCAGAACAGTTTAAAAAATAAAATTTAGTATATCTATCTTTTTAAATTAGTTTTCATAAAATATAGTTCAATTTAACCATCGTTTAAGTTCGGCTAAATTTAACAATTCTTTAAATATACCTGAATTAAACAATTACATGTAAAACTCTATTTTTATTATTAAAAACATAACTAAAGTGTTAATTTTATTTTTTTTATTTAACACAAAACAAAATTCAAAAAATGTATTTATTACAATTTGTATGAGTTTATTAAAGTATATATTTGAACTAGTTAGGGTTATTCTTTTGTCCCCTATTTGACTTTTCCCTTTAAATTACTATAAATAAAAGAACAACCCTAACTAAATAAAATCAATAAAATAGTTTCCTAACAAGATTAGAGTTTTCACACATTATATTGATTTTAATTCTCTATTATAGCTAAACTTCAATTTCCATAAAAAATGAAAACATCATTTTATATTAATAACTATAGGCAACAAAACCATCTTAATTATAAATATCATTTCTATAATTAAATTAAAATATTTAATCTCTAGAAAGCATTTAAAACTACTCTATCATATAAAAATCTTATTTATCATTCACTAAAAAATTAAAGCAATTCTTTTTCTTAATTATATAAGTATTTAAACTTTCTATATTCCAAGCTATATGAACGAGAATATAATTTTACATCTATTTTCTTTATTCTTTTTGCAACTTACTCAACTTTGATTTAACTTAACAGACAACTGATATTGTTTAACTAAACCATATGGTAAAACAAGATTAATTGGATGCTTTCTTTTAAAAAAAGACACATGTAAAAACATGTGCCTCAAGCTATATTTCAAGTTGTATATGGATACATTACTACCCCGAAACGTATCTTATTATACATGGGCAAGGTATTAAGAACCTCTAAAAGAAGTAACTTGATTTTTACAAATGAGAAAAATAAAAAAGTAGTATTTACAAATACATACAAAACAACTACTCAAACAGACACATTAAACCATAAAAAAAGGCACATATATTATATGTGCCCTAAAATTCATGAATATTTGTCGATACATTACCCTTCAAAAAATGCATCAAATTACTACTCTAAGACCAAAAATATAAAGAACCTTGAAAAAACTTAACTCGTTATTTACAAACTGCACTAAAAAAAAAGTATTATTCACAAATAAAAAAAGGCACATTTAAAAATGTGCCTAAAACTAATCAACATTATGATATTCTATTGATACATCTATACCCCGCGATATACCAAACTACTTGTTGCTAAAGTATAAATAACCTTATGAACGATATTTCATTTATTTACAAACAGAACAATAAAAAAAATTAAATTTCACAAACAAGTATTTTAGATCATTGTCTTATTCCTTTTCGAATGTCCACAACCTTTAGAAAATGAGATCGCTTCTTAAATCATACTTTAATAAAAAAGACACATCATTTGGATGTGCCTTTCATAAATCAACTGTTTATATATTTTAACACAATCAAGATGCGTTAACTATATCCAAAACTAGAAAGAATTTCTAAAAGTAATAACTTAAAATTTACAAATTAATCAATCCTAAAAAGCACTCTTTGCAATTACTCTGAAATATATTACATAAAATATTATTTGCTCTCTTTCCTATTTCTTTTCCAATAAACTTGATAAGTTTTTGTCTTTAAATTCAAAAGTATTCCGAGTTAAAATTCTATATCTGTTAATTTTTCATTTCCATAATATAATTCAGCTGTATTTACATTGAATGGAACCGTAAAAAAGATGCTTATTCGCCTTTTCTTAAAAGCTTCAGGTTCAAAATAAGTTATATGAAGCTCGGGACTTTTAGTTGTTCCATAATTAATTGGAACTTGAAATGTATTATATCCTGGAAAGTCAAAATCAATAAAACTATCTTTTACAGTATCATCATAACGGATACCATATCTAACATTTACATTTTTATCTTTAGAAAGCCTATTAAAAGGAATAACACTAGCAACATATTGATAAGAGATATCTGTAGGTCTTATTTTTAACTTATTCTTTACGTCTAGGAGAATAAATTTATTTATATCAAAATCTCTTTTCGTTTTATCTAAAGTCATCATTTTGACTTTAACGTAAATTCTTTTCAATTTATTCTTGGACTTCGTGTTTAACTTAACTGGTGTCCAAATAGAATTTTTACTAATTTCTTTAGTCCAGTGATATTTTATAGCAATATTCTCTTTTTCCAGTTCTAACTCTTGGGAGTTCATAGAATTTAATGCAGATACACACAATAATATCAATAACAATTTCTTTTTCATAATTACATTTTTTTTAAACAAAAAAGCCTTACTAAAACTAGTAAGGCTTATTGTGATCGCGACAGGATTCGAACCTGTGACCGTCTGCTTAGAAGGCTGAAAAAATTTAAGCACTTGAAAATTTCAAAAATTATACTTTATTGATAATCAGTATTTTAATAAATTTTATTTCGATTTAATTTTAATTAAAGTCAAAACGATTCAAAAAAAAGTGTGCACAAAGTGTGCATTTTTTTTCCTAACTTTAATAGAAAATTAGGGCTAAAAATGGCACGTGTAAGACTCGTTTTAGATACCAGAGAATCATCAAAAAGTAGTACAACTGGATTGTATCCAATTGCGCTACGTGTCTTCCATCGTAAAGCCAGACTTATACGCCTTTCATTTTATACTTCTAATGTCGGTTGGGATTCTACATTAACCAAATTCAAAAAATCTGCCTTAGCAAATAAAAACCAAAATTGTGATTACATAAATAAAGAGCTATATACACTACTCCACAAAGCCAAAAAACTACTTGATGAACTTGGAGAATCACTTAAATCAATTCATGTTGATAGTCTTGTAGAACATATAAAGTTAATCTGGGAAGAAGGTGAACAATCGACTATAAAAAAGAAAATAATCAACAATATTTCTTTAGAGGAATGGGGAAAAACATTAATCGCACGAAAACTAAAAGCTAAGAAACCAGGAACCGCAAAATGGTATAGAGGAGGAATTGATGCGATTAAAAAATTTAATGCAGATAACGATATCAAGCTCTATGATATTACTGTTACATTTTTAACGGACTTTCAAGCTCATCATGAGCATATTGGAAATTCTAATAACTGTATTAGCTCTTACCTAAGAGCAGTCAGAGCCATATATAATAGTGCCATTAAGGAAGATGAGTTTGAACCTATTAAAAACTCATTTATCCATTACAAAATTCCAAAGTCAGGAAGAACTAAAAAACGTGGAATTTCAAAAGAGAAGATTCTATCCATACGAAAACTTCATTATGAAATAGACTCGGAACTATGGCATACAAAAAATTATGCGTTAACTATGTTCAACTGTCGAGGAATGAACTTTATAGACTTAGCTAAATTAAAGGTAAATGCAATTAATAATGAGCGATTGCAATATGGACGAAGTAAAACTGGAGAGCCTCTGTCTGTAAAAATTACTGATGAGCTTGCTCAAATTTTAAACTATTACCTCACAAGAGAAAAAGATGAAGATGATTTCATTTTCCCTGTTGGATATGATGGAAGTCCCGAAACCTATAAACATTATCTTTCACATAGGAGACGCGTCAATAAACTATTAAAAATAATTGCAAAAGATGCAGGAATCGAAGAAAACCTAACTACATACACTATAAGACATTCCTGGGCAACAATAGCAAAATACATGGGGATTTCTACTGAAGTAATTAGTGAAAGCTTAGGGCATAATTCATTAAAAACTACTGAAATATATCTTAAAAGTTTTCATAACGACGTTTTAGATGAAGCTAATAAAATGATCGTCAGCTAGAATATTCTTTTTGTTACAGTCCTAGTTCTTTTAATCTTGCAAAAACCTCTGCCATTGATTCACCTTCTTCAAGAGGTCGTTCAGATTCCTGTTTAGTTGTCAAATATGATTCAAGAGCACTTTTTGAACCAAACATAAATTTTTCTGAATTCTGCATTTGTGAATAGTTGGCTGTTAATTTTTCTATTTCTGAAAAAGGCCTTTTGCTTATTCTTCTCCATATTCTATTTAGAAGCCCTTCTGGGCATTCAGGCATCAACATTAAAATATGCTGAGAATCTAACGGAAGCTTTAATATGTTCGATGGGTCAAATGGAGCAAATCTTTCAGGTTTATTATTTGACGCAATTACAGGATTATCACTAGTTACTAATTCTAAATTTTCATCATCAATTTTTATAACACAGATTGAATCATTTTTAAGTCTTACTTTAATCAGCTCGATAGCAACTTCTAATTGCGTTATAATCATTCCTGGTTGTCTTTCTTTATTATAATCTCTTGTAAACTCTTCAAGATTTTTTCCAGCTATAGACACTTTTTCATCCCCAAAAGTGAAATAATCTTTCCCCGTTTGTTTACAGAGCGCGAAAGCTTGTTTAAAAGCCCTCCTCATTAGATCTCTACTGGCATTTACCCATTTAGTTGTTCTATAATACATTGTAACCACTGTAGAAATGATTAATTCTCTTTCTTCGTTTGTTAGCTCTGTTTTATCTGGATCTGTTAAAATTTGATAAATTGCATCATAATGTTGCTCAAGTTCATCAGAGTAGAATCTCTCAACTGCCATTTTTTGTTCAACCGTTTCTCCTGGGAGTGTATAAAGATGTTTTTCTAAAGCAACATTCTTGATATTCGATTGAAAAATAGCTTCTTTTTTTATTGCTTTTTCAGGAAGAGCATGAATAAGATATTCTTGTCCATCTTGAATACTAAAGTGCTTTAGATAAGTTCTAGGAACAAAGTGTTGACGCTTAACTAAATTTCCTGACATAATATTTCCTTTTTAAATAAAGTTTGTCAAATCTATAAAAATATACAGTTATCACACTTCAAACTACGCATATAATAAAATAGACCATCAATTAAATTTTAGAACCACTTTTCTATTACCCTTTAGTTCTTGAAGTTCTATTTCTAGTCTCTCATTATCTCCAAGAACGAACTTTGGTAATACAAAAACAAATCGGTTCGAATCCTTGTTTTTAATCATACCTAAAAGTTCGTGTTCATAAACAACTTTCTGTAGTAGTTTTTGATATGAAGATTTCCTTCTTTTATTACCATTAACGCGATAAATATTCAAGTAATCAATCTCGAAATCGATTCCAGAGTTGTTGGAAAACTCTAAAACCAAATAGACTTCATCACCTTGATATACCATCTTTTGTAGACGTAATTTTAGTCCTTTCTTTCGTTTAGTTTTTAGATTTTCCGACTTTAATTTCAAGAGATATTTACTAAACTTCTCAAAAAACGAAACTCTTTTCCTTTCTTCAGAAATTGGCAGTATACCTGGCTTTTCTTTTATAGTCTTTCTCATTTCATTACCAATACTTTCCATATCACCAACAAAATAATTCAACTTTGGAAGATTTCTTCTATACCTAAGTATGTAGGAATAAATACGACCATCATTGGTAACAGTTAATAAATTACTATCAGTTCCTGGTTGCGCCTGTAGTAACCCAAAGTATTGCTCTTTTTCACGATTGTATGTAAACACAAAATGTGAAGCTCCAGTAATGCCCTGTCTGATAGGTTTAGGAAAAAACAGTGCTACATTTTTATGCTCATTGGCATAAATAGTGTCTAATTGTTGTTGTGCATTTAGAGTTGAACAAATTAAAGCAAACAACAATGTAATTATATATTTATTCATAAGAGTGAGTTTTTAATTATCTCTTTGAGATTTTTAAGATTAATTGATAGTTATCCGCAATCGTAACCCTTACATTACGATTGTTACGTTGGAATAGTTTTTTGATTCCAGAAACTTGCGGTATACCTGGAACATTTACATCGTTGATTGCATCACCAATTAATTGCTGTCTAACTTCAGCTCTAAAACTATTCTCTATGTAAATACCTTCACTTCCATCTTGATAATCGTGCGCTGTAAGTTTCACAGGTTGATGATTGATATGCTCAATAGAAATGATTGTGCGATTGGGCTGAAACTTTACAAATCCATAAATAGATGAATTCTTTAATAAATGCTTTCCATTTATGGTGGCATCTTTCATCAAGCGCATCTGCAATCTAAAATTTTGACGAACCGTTTGTTTCCCATCAACACGAACAAATATTTCGGAATCTGTGTTTTGGTTCATCACGATTTCATTCTTTACTGGACTAGATGCAAAAAAGAGTTGATGTTCTAAACCTAATTCTTTGGCTTCAACAGCTGTTTCCTGTTTTTCGATTTTTGAAACCGTGTCTTTTTTAATTTTAATAATCGGTTTGGTGGGAAGTTTTGGCTTTCGATAAGAAGCGTTTGTATAGTTTATTTTTCCTTGATTGTAGATGCTATCGATCATTCGTTTCTTTTCTTTCTCCAAAAGATTTGAGTCATATACTCCTGTAGAATCCAATAACTGTTCATCATAGATACTTGGCGCATTAGTTTGTCGTACTTCTTTTAAATCGTCTAAAGCCTCTAATTTGGACTTATATTCCTTTTGCTCGTCTTCCAGTTTCGGAACAGGAATTTGATTATTTTCAATAGTGGTTTCTTCCTCACCGCTAAAGTTAATAGCGTAATAAGAACCAATGAACAATACTACACAAAGTATCAATCCCGCGAAAACTATTTTATTCTTGTCCATTTTCATCATAATATTCTTTATTTATTGCCCATTATGGGCTCATAATCTTCTAGTTTTTTAAGTTGATTTTCAAAAAAGTTGGTAATCAATAATCCGTGCGTATTCTTTGGAAAGTTGCGATTCACATGGATTAAGTTTCCTGAAGTTGTTAGCTCATAGGTATCTACTACAGATCCTCTATTAATTTGAAAAATGGTTTTTGTCTCGAACCCATAGGGTTCATTTTGTAAGTCAATTTTGGTATCGATACTTATTACTTTCTGAACTAATGAGTACTGGAGTAATCTGTTGTATACTCCATCCGCTTTTTTCTGTCTATACAATGCATCTACAGAACTATTTCCGAGCCACAGCGCCTTTTCTAAATTCTTTTCATAGTTACTAGCATCGATATTATAGAAATAGTTATGAAACAAATCTAAATGCGCCAATGTTTCTACGCCCAAATTTTCTAATTGAGAAACCATCTTCAATGGAATAACACTTCCGTCTCCATTTACCACAAAGGCACTATTAACAGTTTCTTTATGCAGTTTCATAACCATTAGTACAGAAACAATGCAAGTAACAACTGTTGCGATTACCACAGTCAACACAATGAAGCGATTTAACTTCAGTACATTGTAAATATTTTTATACGGTGTTTTCATTTTAAAAAGTTGATTTTAATTGGCAAAAAGCCTAAATACAAAAGATGTTGCGCGGTGATAGAGTTTAAACTTTAGAAACACAATAAAGCCAAGTGAACCCAATTGAATAAGAGGCGCAAAGAACTCACTACCCCAATCAGTACCGAACAGATCATTCCAAAAATTTGTATTGATTTCGGTATAGAGATTATTGACAAAAACATTCACAAGAAAAAAAGCCGGTACTAGCATATAAACCCCTACGTACAATTTGAAAAAATTATAGGCAAGCGTTCTAAACTTTTCAAATACAGCTAAACTTATTACCAATGGGAAAAACGCTTGCATAATTCCTAATAAAAAGAATCGCTCAGCCAAGAATAGTGGATAAATAAATAAGTCTATCAGCCATAAAAATATTCCAACAATAAATGACAGTATTTTCAATCCATACAATGGTGTTACCAATGCCTCATACAACATTGCCAAAGCCTTTTTGGCGGCTTCCAAGGCACCCACATCCTGTTCCAAATCTATATCCTGCATCTGCAAAGGAAGGAGTGCCGGAGCCGTATCTCGGTATTGCGTTTCAATGGCTACCAAAATGTTATCAAAAACGGTCAATACCTGAGTAGAAAAAATAACAACAATCACTATGGCAAAGTTTTTAGCAAGCTCGGTGGGTGTTAATCCCCAAGTGTGCCCTTCTGTAGAAGCGATTCCTTCATTATATTTTTTTAAAATGTTGATGAGAAAAAAGAGAATAGCCAAAGTCTTCATACCAGCGATAGTATACTGCGAAAAATCGCTGTTCTTTATCGTCGTAAAAACCGTATCAATATATTCTAACCCAATCCCCAAAAACATAATTTCTAATAGCCAGTTTCTCTGTTGTTAATGATATCTTGCATTCTTCTAAAGGAAATGATTTCGCGATAACGTTTCGTCTTCGCTTGAACTTCAGCCACCATTTCCTGCGATTTTAATTCGTGTTCCTTAAGTACTTCCGCACGTTCCGCGTCACTCATCTTTAGATTACCACTAGATAAAATTTGATTGATATACTGAACCGTAGACATTGAACTTTCAATAATCTGAGTAAAAGATTCTGTAACACGATTGACTTCTTCAGGTTTGATATAGGGAGAATTTAAAATCTCTTGTAAATCTCCTTGTACCATATTAAAAAGCTGTTGGTTATTCTGAACAACTTTATGAACAGCATCAAGCTGTTGAATGACATTACTGACTTGCTCAATGCGTTCTTTTTGTTTCTTTAAAAAGTCTACTGTTTTGAGTAATTGTGTGGTATGTTTACCAGATTCTAACAGTTGTTTTGCTAGACTGACAAAGTTAGTGTTATCATACACTGGCCATCCTTGGCTCGTAGCACGAGCAGGCAATAAAAGTGTCAAGGCTAGTGCAATTACTAATGTTCTAATTTTGTTTTTACTCATTGTTAAAAATTTGTTTTGGTATTCGTGAATCTTCGATTTCATAATGATTGTTTTTAAGAATTGATAAATATGTTGATGGCTCTTTCCATTGAGCCGTGTTCTTCAAATAATGCCATTATTTGCTCACTCTCTTTACCATCGGTTAAGTAAGCTGCAAAGACTTCTTTCGGAACTTCCAATCGAAAAATGTTGCTCTCCTTTCCAATTTTGATGAACATTTCGGTGTACTTGCGCTCACCAGTTAGATTGTTTCGGATAGATTTTAATTGGTTTAAATCGTGGCTCGAAAGGTTTAAGCGTTTTTGTAGTTCATCATAACCTTTCTCATTACGTAAGCTGTAAATGACTTGCGTGTTTTCAAGAATACTCGCCGATGTTGAATTGTTTGGCAATTGATTGATGGATTGCAAAATGATGCCAATTGCACCATTCTGTTTTCTAATTGCCTGATAGTAGAATTCCACACTTTCTAATACGTTCCCAAACTTCAATTGCTTTGCAAACTCATCAAACAGTATGATACCACGTTCTGAACGATTACGCCAAATAGTTCTTTGAATAGCCGACTTGATAAGCTTCAGCATCACCGACAAAATCTCTTTGTTGTCCTTTACTTCATCCAGTTCAAAGACAATCATTCGCTTGTCTTCAATCTTATAGGTTTGGTCTTCGCTTACATTGAACAAGAAGCTGTATAAACCATCATCAACATATTCCGAAAGGATGTGCAAAAAGTTATAAACGCTAAAATGCTCTTCTTGAATTTTAAGTTCCTGAATGAGCGTATCTTTTTTATCATCTATAAATTGATACAAGGATGCCAGCGAATAGGTGTCATTAACACCATTTTGGTAGTAGTAACGAAGTACTTTTTTGATAGCTACTTCGTGCGCTTTGGTAGCATCCTTTAGTGCCAATAACTCCAACAGGAACACACCCAAATCTTCTAATCGTTCAGGTGTTAAATCGGCTTCCGAAGCAATATAAAATGGATTGATGCCTAAATTCTTCCCTTGCTCATACCGCAGTATGATATGGTCATCTGGATAGAGCTTTGCAAACTTGGAATACGAACCTCCCAAATCTATAATCACCAAGCGAACTTGTTGCTCGAAATATTGGCGAAGTATGTTGTTAGCTAAAAAGGATTTACCCTCACCAGTCGGTGCGAAAATGGCAAAGTTTCTTGCCTTAATGCGTTTCTTTTTTTCATCCCAGACATCTTTTAAAACTGGAATGTTGTATTGTCTGTCGTTAAAGATGATACCTGTTTTATCCGACTTATAATTACTATTATTAATGTATAAACACAGTGCATGCTTTAAATCGGTAACGTATAAATCCTCATTCGAAAAGTTAGACGAAAAGCAAGCATAAGAGTTTAGAAAAAAGTTTTTTCGCTCTTCTCCTTTTGGATAATACGGGACAATATCCAATTCCTTAAACTCTGTTTTTATCTTGGATGCAATTCTGCCCAATTCTTCAGCTTCCTTACTCCAAAAGATGACGTTTAAATGTCCTCTGATAATTCGTGAAGCATCGTCTTCATTAATTTGATTAACGATGTGCTGAATTTTCTTCAAAACCACTTTATTTTGTGAGCCAAAGTTGGAACTCTTGTTCAACTCTTCAATCTTCTTATCGAGTAGTTTTCGCCATTTATGCTTGTCATCCAAATAGATGATTTGATTGACGATATGATTTTCATTGAGGTTTAATCCCAATCCGTCGATAAAACCTTGATGAAACACAAAATCATCTGAAGTAAACTTGTCATTGGTTTTACTACTTTGTACTACTTCACCAAAACAGAGTTCACTATTTACTGCCAACACATCAAAATTGTAATCGCCTATTTCAATGTGTTTCTTCTTTAGCTGTACATCGGTATCAAATCCTTCATTGAAACCATTGAAATAGCTGTTGGTGTATTCCAAGATTT
The sequence above is a segment of the Tenacibaculum sp. 190130A14a genome. Coding sequences within it:
- a CDS encoding site-specific integrase, which codes for MARVRLVLDTRESSKSSTTGLYPIALRVFHRKARLIRLSFYTSNVGWDSTLTKFKKSALANKNQNCDYINKELYTLLHKAKKLLDELGESLKSIHVDSLVEHIKLIWEEGEQSTIKKKIINNISLEEWGKTLIARKLKAKKPGTAKWYRGGIDAIKKFNADNDIKLYDITVTFLTDFQAHHEHIGNSNNCISSYLRAVRAIYNSAIKEDEFEPIKNSFIHYKIPKSGRTKKRGISKEKILSIRKLHYEIDSELWHTKNYALTMFNCRGMNFIDLAKLKVNAINNERLQYGRSKTGEPLSVKITDELAQILNYYLTREKDEDDFIFPVGYDGSPETYKHYLSHRRRVNKLLKIIAKDAGIEENLTTYTIRHSWATIAKYMGISTEVISESLGHNSLKTTEIYLKSFHNDVLDEANKMIVS
- a CDS encoding DUF4238 domain-containing protein, producing the protein MSGNLVKRQHFVPRTYLKHFSIQDGQEYLIHALPEKAIKKEAIFQSNIKNVALEKHLYTLPGETVEQKMAVERFYSDELEQHYDAIYQILTDPDKTELTNEERELIISTVVTMYYRTTKWVNASRDLMRRAFKQAFALCKQTGKDYFTFGDEKVSIAGKNLEEFTRDYNKERQPGMIITQLEVAIELIKVRLKNDSICVIKIDDENLELVTSDNPVIASNNKPERFAPFDPSNILKLPLDSQHILMLMPECPEGLLNRIWRRISKRPFSEIEKLTANYSQMQNSEKFMFGSKSALESYLTTKQESERPLEEGESMAEVFARLKELGL
- a CDS encoding DUF4138 domain-containing protein; its protein translation is MNKYIITLLFALICSTLNAQQQLDTIYANEHKNVALFFPKPIRQGITGASHFVFTYNREKEQYFGLLQAQPGTDSNLLTVTNDGRIYSYILRYRRNLPKLNYFVGDMESIGNEMRKTIKEKPGILPISEERKRVSFFEKFSKYLLKLKSENLKTKRKKGLKLRLQKMVYQGDEVYLVLEFSNNSGIDFEIDYLNIYRVNGNKRRKSSYQKLLQKVVYEHELLGMIKNKDSNRFVFVLPKFVLGDNERLEIELQELKGNRKVVLKFN
- the traM gene encoding conjugative transposon protein TraM — encoded protein: MMKMDKNKIVFAGLILCVVLFIGSYYAINFSGEEETTIENNQIPVPKLEDEQKEYKSKLEALDDLKEVRQTNAPSIYDEQLLDSTGVYDSNLLEKEKKRMIDSIYNQGKINYTNASYRKPKLPTKPIIKIKKDTVSKIEKQETAVEAKELGLEHQLFFASSPVKNEIVMNQNTDSEIFVRVDGKQTVRQNFRLQMRLMKDATINGKHLLKNSSIYGFVKFQPNRTIISIEHINHQPVKLTAHDYQDGSEGIYIENSFRAEVRQQLIGDAINDVNVPGIPQVSGIKKLFQRNNRNVRVTIADNYQLILKISKR
- a CDS encoding conjugal transfer protein TraK, yielding MKTPYKNIYNVLKLNRFIVLTVVIATVVTCIVSVLMVMKLHKETVNSAFVVNGDGSVIPLKMVSQLENLGVETLAHLDLFHNYFYNIDASNYEKNLEKALWLGNSSVDALYRQKKADGVYNRLLQYSLVQKVISIDTKIDLQNEPYGFETKTIFQINRGSVVDTYELTTSGNLIHVNRNFPKNTHGLLITNFFENQLKKLEDYEPIMGNK
- a CDS encoding conjugal transfer protein, translated to MKSKIHEYQNKFLTMSKNKIRTLVIALALTLLLPARATSQGWPVYDNTNFVSLAKQLLESGKHTTQLLKTVDFLKKQKERIEQVSNVIQQLDAVHKVVQNNQQLFNMVQGDLQEILNSPYIKPEEVNRVTESFTQIIESSMSTVQYINQILSSGNLKMSDAERAEVLKEHELKSQEMVAEVQAKTKRYREIISFRRMQDIINNRETGY
- a CDS encoding TraG family conjugative transposon ATPase, with the translated sequence MMKINLSAYHPILDIQNHLVFANNGNVVLCFKGDLPEIYSLSEKDFEDIHGAWFQAFKSLPTSTVIHKQDVYQKAHYDANELPNNSFLERATYNYFKGRDYLKHQSYLFFIMPFNKALNNAKFVNPFRKVEKGIHKKMDHNITEFIASVNDAVSFINNSRKVLMKPMNQEEILEYTNSYFNGFNEGFDTDVQLKKKHIEIGDYNFDVLAVNSELCFGEVVQSSKTNDKFTSDDFVFHQGFIDGLGLNLNENHIVNQIIYLDDKHKWRKLLDKKIEELNKSSNFGSQNKVVLKKIQHIVNQINEDDASRIIRGHLNVIFWSKEAEELGRIASKIKTEFKELDIVPYYPKGEERKNFFLNSYACFSSNFSNEDLYVTDLKHALCLYINNSNYKSDKTGIIFNDRQYNIPVLKDVWDEKKKRIKARNFAIFAPTGEGKSFLANNILRQYFEQQVRLVIIDLGGSYSKFAKLYPDDHIILRYEQGKNLGINPFYIASEADLTPERLEDLGVFLLELLALKDATKAHEVAIKKVLRYYYQNGVNDTYSLASLYQFIDDKKDTLIQELKIQEEHFSVYNFLHILSEYVDDGLYSFLFNVSEDQTYKIEDKRMIVFELDEVKDNKEILSVMLKLIKSAIQRTIWRNRSERGIILFDEFAKQLKFGNVLESVEFYYQAIRKQNGAIGIILQSINQLPNNSTSASILENTQVIYSLRNEKGYDELQKRLNLSSHDLNQLKSIRNNLTGERKYTEMFIKIGKESNIFRLEVPKEVFAAYLTDGKESEQIMALFEEHGSMERAINIFINS